The genomic DNA CAGAGCATTAAGTGCGCTGGTGATTTCGTTGTTGTCGAATCCAGCTTGAATGCTGTCGCCAATTTGCTGGTTAATTTTAGCCATCACCGCACTAAAACGTGGCCATACGTCTTCGCGAACCGAAGAGCTCCACTCTAACCAGATGTGAATCACATCAGAATTACTGTAAGCCAATTCAACCAAGCCAGATAAATGCTGCTGTACAGCAGTTAGCGCATTCTCATCGCTAGGATAGGTTTGTGCAACCAAGCCCAACATGGTTTGCTCAACTTCTGATAGAACGGCATCGACAAGGTCTTCGCGGGTATTGAAGTAGTTAAACACTGTGGCCACAGAGACATTTGCCAATTCGGCGATTTCGGCGTGACCAGCACGACCAATACCTCGACGGGCAAAAATTTCAATGGCACATTGCATAAGTTGTTTACGGCGGACTTCCGGCGACAGCCGAGTACGGCGCCTTAGAGTGCTAGTTTGCATAGTTTTTGTTCTCGCGTTTGTTATTCATTTTTTTTATGAGGTATTTCTTGTTTACCATTTTGGACAAAAATCATCTAAAATGTGCCGCTCAGTTTAAGAGAGCCGCTAAAATTTGAATACCTTCGACTAAATCATAGTGTATTTATAAGCTAATTAATAGTTATTGATATAAGTAACTACAGGTTTAGTTGTTAATTTTTTGATATTTATTGTGTTTTTTTTATTCTGCTTATATTCGTGTTAGATAAGTTTTTGCTGAGTACTCAGCCAGTCAATAGGTTCGTATTATGAAACATCGCGTAGAAGAAATGATCAGTGAGCAGGAGATAGCTCAACGTGTCGAAGCAATAGGGAAAGAAATCAACTCTAAATTCTCCTCTGACCGTAAACTGGTGCTCATCGGCCTATTA from Agarivorans gilvus includes the following:
- a CDS encoding TetR/AcrR family transcriptional regulator translates to MQTSTLRRRTRLSPEVRRKQLMQCAIEIFARRGIGRAGHAEIAELANVSVATVFNYFNTREDLVDAVLSEVEQTMLGLVAQTYPSDENALTAVQQHLSGLVELAYSNSDVIHIWLEWSSSVREDVWPRFSAVMAKINQQIGDSIQAGFDNNEITSALNALQAAQAINAGLYLAVQMINRPDSPERQEVVDFLNDFVLSLLRPPGQ